In Streptomyces capitiformicae, one genomic interval encodes:
- a CDS encoding ABC transporter permease, whose translation MSQVLHTPPPTTKTGPATTPAESPAQLAARYGLSVSGARPTLREYVRRLWARRHFITAFATAKLTAQYSQAKLGQVWQIVNPLLNAAVYYLIFGVLMGTKHGVPDYVPFLVTGVFVWTFTQSSIMAGTRAISGSLGLVRALHFPRASLPLSYCLQQLQQLLFSMAALVVILLAFGVPVAASWLLIVPALTLQFMFNAGVAMVMARVGAKTPDIAQLMPFVLRTWMYASGVMFSLDKILADRDLPRFVHVLLEYNPAVLYIDLMRFALIDSFEAHQLPPHVWAAALGWALLAGIGGFIYFWKAEETYGRG comes from the coding sequence GTGAGCCAGGTCCTCCACACACCGCCACCGACCACGAAGACCGGCCCCGCCACGACGCCCGCCGAGTCCCCCGCGCAGCTCGCCGCGCGGTACGGCCTCAGCGTCAGCGGGGCCCGCCCCACCCTGCGCGAGTACGTACGGCGGTTGTGGGCCCGGCGGCACTTCATCACCGCCTTCGCCACGGCGAAGCTGACCGCGCAGTACAGCCAGGCGAAGCTCGGCCAGGTCTGGCAGATCGTGAACCCGCTGCTCAACGCGGCGGTCTACTACCTCATCTTCGGCGTCCTCATGGGCACCAAGCACGGTGTGCCGGACTACGTCCCGTTCCTGGTCACCGGCGTGTTCGTGTGGACGTTCACGCAGAGCTCGATCATGGCCGGCACCCGGGCCATATCCGGCAGCCTCGGCCTCGTCCGCGCCCTGCACTTCCCCCGGGCCTCGCTCCCCCTGTCGTACTGCCTGCAACAGCTTCAGCAACTGCTGTTCTCCATGGCCGCCCTGGTCGTGATCCTGCTCGCGTTCGGGGTGCCGGTCGCCGCGTCCTGGCTGCTGATCGTGCCCGCGCTGACGCTGCAGTTCATGTTCAACGCCGGCGTCGCGATGGTCATGGCGCGCGTCGGCGCCAAGACCCCCGACATCGCGCAGCTGATGCCGTTCGTGCTGCGGACGTGGATGTACGCGTCCGGCGTGATGTTCAGCCTGGACAAGATCCTCGCCGACCGTGATCTGCCGCGGTTCGTGCACGTCCTGCTGGAGTACAACCCGGCCGTCCTCTACATCGACCTCATGCGGTTCGCGCTCATCGACAGCTTCGAGGCGCACCAGCTGCCGCCGCACGTATGGGCCGCGGCCCTCGGCTGGGCGCTCCTCGCGGGCATCGGCGGGTTCATCTACTTCTGGAAGGCTGAGGAGACGTACGGCCGTGGCTGA
- a CDS encoding serine/threonine-protein kinase yields the protein MPEALRAEDPREIAGYPLYARIGEGGMGTVYLSRSRGGQPVALKLVRAEYADSPAFRERFAREVAAGRRVSGYHLVPIVDHDAGAERPWLATRYVPGVPLDQVLETHGPLPMPAVLQLLACAAYALDAVHTAGVIHRDVKPANLLLAADGPWLLDFGIARAAGSATLTTAGRLIGTPRYMSPEHALGRRVTSASDVFALGLIAAVAATGRHPYGRGNPLAIATRIAATDVTPPTLDGVERPLLDVIRRCLTPDPAARPTAAAIAEHCAGAARRDVRDFTAWLPGPVATSVAIIETAFRALSLSEAPTAPVPPHLADAPTVRKVPATAPITVRDEEWQRRVRREP from the coding sequence GTGCCTGAGGCACTGCGGGCGGAGGATCCGCGGGAGATCGCCGGGTACCCGTTGTACGCCCGCATCGGCGAGGGCGGCATGGGCACGGTCTACCTCTCCCGCAGCCGGGGCGGCCAGCCGGTCGCGCTGAAGCTGGTCCGTGCCGAGTACGCCGACAGCCCGGCCTTCCGTGAGCGCTTCGCCCGCGAGGTGGCGGCCGGGCGCCGGGTCTCCGGCTACCACCTGGTGCCGATCGTCGACCACGACGCGGGGGCGGAGCGCCCCTGGCTGGCCACCCGCTACGTCCCCGGCGTCCCCCTCGACCAGGTCCTCGAGACCCACGGCCCGCTCCCCATGCCCGCCGTCCTCCAACTGCTGGCCTGCGCCGCGTACGCCCTCGACGCCGTGCACACCGCCGGGGTGATCCACCGCGACGTCAAGCCCGCCAACCTCCTGCTCGCCGCCGACGGGCCGTGGCTGCTCGACTTCGGCATCGCCCGCGCGGCCGGCTCCGCCACGCTCACCACGGCCGGACGTCTGATCGGCACCCCGCGCTACATGTCCCCCGAGCACGCCCTCGGCCGCCGGGTCACCTCCGCGTCCGACGTCTTCGCGCTCGGCCTGATCGCGGCGGTCGCCGCCACCGGACGGCACCCGTACGGCCGGGGCAACCCCCTCGCCATCGCCACCCGCATCGCCGCCACCGACGTCACCCCGCCCACCCTCGACGGCGTCGAACGCCCCCTCCTCGACGTCATCCGCCGCTGCCTCACCCCCGACCCGGCCGCCCGCCCCACGGCCGCCGCCATCGCCGAACACTGCGCGGGAGCGGCCCGCCGGGACGTCCGCGACTTCACCGCGTGGCTGCCGGGGCCGGTGGCGACCAGTGTCGCCATCATCGAGACGGCCTTCCGCGCGCTGTCCTTGTCGGAGGCCCCCACGGCCCCGGTCCCACCCCACCTGGCGGACGCCCCGACGGTACGGAAGGTCCCGGCGACGGCCCCGATCACGGTGCGGGACGAGGAGTGGCAGCGGAGGGTACGACGGGAACCGTAG
- a CDS encoding TetR/AcrR family transcriptional regulator: protein MPTTGQSESEEKPTRGKRADAVRNQRVLLAAAAEVFVTSGVDAPIREIACQAGVGVGTIYRHFPTRADLVVAVYRHQVEACAEAGPTLLAGTDSPFAALRQWADLFVDFLVTKHGLAGALQSDSSGFEALHAYFLDRLVPVCAQLLDAAVAVDEITPGTQPYELMRAIGNLCIGHDPHYDPRRMVELLLRGLRNPRP, encoded by the coding sequence GTGCCCACAACAGGCCAGTCCGAGTCCGAGGAGAAGCCCACCCGAGGCAAACGGGCCGACGCGGTGCGCAACCAGCGGGTGCTGCTCGCTGCCGCCGCCGAGGTGTTCGTCACCTCGGGCGTCGACGCGCCCATCCGTGAGATCGCGTGCCAAGCGGGCGTCGGCGTGGGGACGATCTACCGTCACTTCCCCACCCGGGCGGATCTCGTCGTCGCCGTCTACCGCCACCAGGTCGAGGCCTGCGCCGAGGCCGGACCCACCCTGCTGGCCGGCACCGACTCCCCGTTCGCCGCCCTCCGTCAATGGGCCGACCTCTTCGTCGACTTCCTCGTCACGAAGCACGGTCTGGCGGGCGCCCTGCAATCCGACAGCAGCGGCTTCGAAGCGCTCCACGCCTACTTCCTCGACCGCCTGGTCCCCGTCTGCGCCCAACTGCTGGACGCCGCTGTCGCAGTCGACGAGATCACCCCCGGCACACAGCCCTACGAACTGATGCGCGCCATCGGCAACCTCTGCATCGGCCACGACCCCCACTACGACCCCCGCCGCATGGTCGAACTACTCCTCCGGGGGCTTCGGAACCCGCGGCCGTAG
- a CDS encoding glycosyltransferase produces the protein MGGVTSWSHHMARLFTERGHRVHVIGITTPEDPHDLGELPYPTTRLYDGQPPAPGRARDASMRDRAARLTRLFVAARPGGVVIVTQVWAMEWVKLADTTGLTVIGMSHESYETSKASSRFRRVLKHYRDVDRMLVLTREDADRWITEGLDNTSFIPNAVPWLPDTPSPRTEKSVISIGRLSDEKGVDMLLDTWSEVAPRHPDWTLKIYGSGEDEELLRKQCTALGLDASVRWMGRTNDVPGALRAGSVFALSSRGEGFPLALMEAMAMAVPCAAFDCAPGVHEIIDDGEDGLLARPGNTAELARKLDQLMSDRALRDRMGERARENIRRYGADEITDSWERLFTFLER, from the coding sequence ATGGGCGGTGTGACCAGCTGGTCGCACCACATGGCCCGGCTCTTCACCGAGCGCGGCCACCGCGTCCACGTCATCGGCATCACCACCCCCGAGGACCCGCACGACCTCGGCGAACTGCCCTACCCCACGACGAGGTTGTACGACGGCCAGCCGCCGGCCCCCGGCCGGGCGCGGGACGCGAGCATGCGCGACCGGGCGGCCCGACTGACCCGGCTCTTCGTCGCCGCACGCCCCGGCGGGGTGGTCATCGTGACCCAGGTGTGGGCGATGGAGTGGGTGAAGCTCGCCGACACAACCGGCCTGACCGTCATCGGCATGAGCCACGAGTCCTACGAGACGTCCAAGGCGAGCTCCCGCTTCCGGCGCGTCCTCAAGCACTACCGCGACGTCGACCGCATGCTCGTCCTCACCCGCGAGGACGCCGACCGCTGGATCACCGAGGGCCTCGACAACACCTCGTTCATCCCGAACGCCGTCCCCTGGCTCCCCGACACCCCGTCCCCCCGCACCGAGAAGTCCGTCATCAGCATCGGCCGCCTCAGCGACGAGAAGGGCGTCGACATGCTCCTCGACACCTGGTCCGAGGTGGCCCCACGCCACCCCGACTGGACCCTCAAGATCTACGGCTCGGGCGAGGACGAGGAACTGCTGCGCAAGCAGTGCACGGCACTGGGCCTCGACGCCTCGGTGCGCTGGATGGGCCGCACGAACGATGTACCGGGCGCACTGCGCGCAGGCTCGGTCTTCGCCCTGTCGTCGAGGGGCGAGGGCTTCCCCCTCGCCCTCATGGAAGCCATGGCCATGGCAGTCCCCTGCGCGGCCTTCGACTGCGCACCGGGCGTCCACGAGATCATCGACGACGGCGAGGACGGCCTCCTGGCCCGCCCCGGCAACACGGCCGAACTGGCCCGCAAACTGGACCAGTTGATGTCGGACAGGGCGCTGCGGGACAGGATGGGGGAGAGGGCGCGGGAGAACATCCGGCGGTACGGGGCGGACGAGATCACGGACAGCTGGGAGCGCCTTTTCACGTTCCTGGAGAGGTGA
- a CDS encoding alpha/beta hydrolase family protein — MRASTHPAATLGSPSPVLSVSPVVLPALDRAVDLELRVSAPVTGDDLPVILLSHGQGYSNHLSSLNGYAPLANFWAAHGFVVVQPTHLSSRSLSLDPDTPGAPMFWRSRAEDMSFVLGRLDAIEAAVPQLAGRLDHGRAAVAGHSMGGHTASLLLGARLTDPDDGTEVDLTEPRIKAGVLLAAPGGGGDSLTESAAEGLPFLSTMDFSKMTTPTLVVVGDRDASHLTVRGPEWFTDPYVLSPGPKSLLTLFDAEHGLGGVSGYDVAETTDESPERVSVVQRLTWAYLRSELYPGDPAWRTASEALAADADALGRVESK; from the coding sequence ATGCGCGCATCGACTCACCCTGCCGCCACCTTAGGCTCACCCTCTCCCGTCCTCTCGGTCAGTCCGGTCGTGCTGCCGGCTCTCGACCGGGCCGTGGACCTGGAGCTGCGAGTGTCCGCGCCCGTGACCGGGGACGACCTGCCGGTCATCCTCCTCTCGCACGGCCAGGGCTACTCGAACCACCTCTCCTCCCTGAACGGCTACGCCCCCCTCGCCAACTTCTGGGCGGCGCACGGCTTCGTCGTCGTCCAGCCCACCCACCTGAGTTCGAGGTCCCTGAGCCTGGACCCCGACACTCCGGGTGCGCCGATGTTCTGGCGGTCGCGGGCCGAGGACATGTCGTTCGTCCTCGGCCGGCTCGACGCGATCGAGGCCGCCGTCCCGCAGCTCGCCGGACGCCTGGACCACGGCAGGGCCGCCGTCGCCGGGCACTCGATGGGCGGGCACACCGCGAGCCTGCTGCTGGGCGCCCGGCTCACCGATCCGGACGACGGTACGGAAGTGGACCTGACCGAGCCCCGGATCAAGGCGGGTGTCCTGCTCGCCGCGCCCGGCGGGGGTGGCGACTCCCTCACCGAGTCCGCTGCCGAGGGCCTTCCCTTCCTCTCGACCATGGACTTCTCCAAGATGACGACGCCCACGCTCGTGGTCGTCGGCGACAGGGACGCGTCCCACCTGACGGTTCGGGGTCCGGAGTGGTTCACCGATCCGTACGTCCTCTCCCCCGGCCCCAAGTCCCTGCTCACCCTGTTCGACGCGGAGCACGGCCTCGGGGGAGTCTCCGGCTACGACGTCGCCGAGACGACGGACGAGAGCCCTGAGCGGGTGTCCGTGGTACAGCGCCTCACGTGGGCCTATCTCCGCTCGGAGTTGTACCCCGGGGACCCTGCTTGGCGGACGGCGAGTGAGGCGCTGGCGGCCGACGCCGACGCGCTCGGACGGGTGGAGTCCAAGTAG
- a CDS encoding ABC transporter ATP-binding protein: MAEIIPTVVVDGVDIVYRVNGTGAGRGSATAALNRILRRKKAEKAAGVRKVHAVRNVSFTAYRGEAIGLIGTNGSGKSTLLKAVAGLLPVENGRIYTDGQPSLLGVNAALMNDLTGERNVHLGGLAMGMSREQVKERYQEIVDFSGINEKGDFITLPMRTYSSGMAARLRFSIAAAKDHDVLLIDEALATGDASFRKRSEARIRELRKNAGTVFLVSHNNKSIRDTCDRVLWLERGELRMDGATEDVLKEYEKFTGGKR, translated from the coding sequence GTGGCTGAGATCATCCCCACCGTCGTCGTAGACGGCGTCGACATCGTCTACCGCGTCAACGGCACCGGGGCGGGGCGCGGCAGCGCCACCGCCGCGCTCAACCGCATCCTGCGGCGGAAGAAGGCCGAGAAGGCCGCCGGCGTGCGCAAGGTGCACGCCGTGCGGAACGTCTCCTTCACCGCGTACCGGGGCGAGGCGATCGGCCTCATCGGCACGAACGGGTCCGGCAAGTCCACGCTGCTCAAGGCCGTCGCCGGGCTGCTCCCCGTCGAGAACGGCCGTATCTACACGGACGGTCAGCCCTCTCTCCTCGGCGTCAACGCCGCGCTGATGAACGACCTCACCGGTGAGCGCAACGTCCATCTCGGAGGGCTCGCGATGGGGATGTCCCGGGAGCAGGTCAAGGAGCGGTATCAGGAGATCGTCGACTTCTCCGGGATCAACGAGAAGGGGGACTTCATCACGCTGCCCATGCGGACGTACTCCTCCGGGATGGCTGCGCGGCTGCGGTTCTCCATCGCCGCGGCCAAGGATCACGACGTGCTGCTGATCGACGAGGCGTTGGCGACCGGCGACGCGTCGTTCCGGAAGCGGTCGGAGGCACGGATTCGTGAGCTTCGGAAGAACGCGGGGACCGTGTTCCTTGTCAGCCACAACAACAAGTCGATCCGGGATACGTGTGATCGCGTGTTGTGGCTGGAGAGGGGAGAGCTGCGGATGGACGGGGCTACGGAGGACGTGCTGAAGGAGTACGAGAAGTTCACGGGCGGGAAGAGGTAG
- a CDS encoding TetR/AcrR family transcriptional regulator, which translates to MTTNADAGKGAEAGAGAGAGAERTPPRRRRAPAGAAVLREDVTEAIRAAVFEELAAVGYARMSIEGIARRAGVGKTAVYRRWRSKLHLVLDLVSAVAVQGLPLPDTGSLEGDLRLLYEVTSRALRHPVAGQIIPDLQAEAARNPEIAEAMQKALREGQQSVATGIVAAAVARGEVREGVDEDLALDLISGPLYWRSVVVRAPKLPKGYLESLTRATAAGLRAL; encoded by the coding sequence ATGACGACGAACGCCGACGCCGGTAAGGGGGCCGAGGCGGGAGCCGGGGCCGGGGCGGGGGCCGAGCGCACTCCGCCGCGCCGTCGCCGGGCGCCCGCCGGGGCGGCCGTGCTGCGCGAGGACGTGACGGAGGCGATCCGGGCGGCCGTTTTCGAGGAACTGGCCGCCGTCGGCTATGCGCGGATGTCCATCGAGGGCATCGCGCGGCGGGCGGGCGTCGGCAAGACCGCGGTGTACCGCCGCTGGCGGTCCAAGCTCCACCTGGTCCTCGACCTGGTCTCGGCGGTGGCGGTGCAGGGTCTCCCGCTGCCGGACACGGGCTCGCTGGAGGGCGACTTGCGGCTCCTGTACGAGGTCACGTCCCGCGCCCTGCGCCATCCCGTCGCCGGGCAGATCATCCCCGACCTCCAGGCCGAGGCCGCGCGCAATCCCGAGATCGCCGAGGCCATGCAGAAGGCGCTGCGGGAGGGCCAGCAGAGCGTGGCGACGGGGATCGTGGCGGCGGCCGTCGCGCGCGGCGAGGTCCGGGAGGGCGTCGACGAGGACCTGGCGCTGGACCTGATCTCCGGCCCGCTGTACTGGCGGTCGGTGGTCGTACGGGCACCGAAGCTGCCGAAGGGCTACCTGGAGAGCCTGACCCGGGCTACGGCGGCGGGGTTGCGGGCGCTGTAG
- a CDS encoding bifunctional glycosyltransferase/CDP-glycerol:glycerophosphate glycerophosphotransferase: MNRTNGVNVGVDQRPAMSVVVIVYNDEARLPTAVRSVLEQTLRSVEVVIVDDHSTDGSYETARRLAAEHPERVRAYRLPENSGGCGAPRNHGILRTRGEYVLFLDSDDVLERNACRNMLEAAESTGADLVSGLCVRVHVDTRTRKEVKWYPWLYARTRTLDSISELPDLLVYDTLSTNKCYRRDFLIDNGLEFPVGIHYEDLFFSAQAYAAARRITLIPNRVYDWNVVQNTESPAAKSISNRRAEIANFAHRMEIHRRVDRLLADRDMGALKFHKDVKFLKHDLVLHLRDLPLRDAAYRQEFAALARAYLASIDPAAYDEVEPIHAICAYLLRQSDWANLLPAVDTLTNRDKVSAPLVERDGRIYWCDAGHLEDPFARRILDVTEFGYHARPVEKLFLRNELTEYRQEEGGGVIRLAGRVTNPLGVIPPAARLTAELEFYARRPGVRFQTFRVPVPAVRHEGPYVSWQATANVSKTLRPLGVVDAMWDVRLHLDVDGKRTTSRLTAAEPDLATGELPVRPRLTRLIADRIAPQISARGHLAFRLVPDKKANVLVTQGLRGTPGRLAKSGYRKAKALRKRATSGDTKIRLYHEVFQRMPVHRRLVVFESHLGRQYSDSPRAIYEEMRRQGLDFEAVWSYAGKPDGFPSDATLVRRWSLPYLRALARAEFWIDNQSYPLKLTKRPGTTYLQTWHGSALKRMGFDEPGWKLKSRAEQAEQQRTLDRFDHFLIRSEHDVVTLAKAFRLSEKTLLRVGYPRNDELVRARDLHGAAERPPLAAELGIPADKKVLLYAPTFRQHGQRRFSLPFDVERFAERFGDEYVLLVRAHYLNHVVLPPSVRGRVIDVSAHHDVTPVLALADALITDYSSVMFDYALLDRPMLFFTYDYEEYVHEGRGTYFDLLERAPGPVVRTEDELHALLAASTLEEQSVKYASARERFVADFGEYDKGTAARRIVDEFFSEWRRK; the protein is encoded by the coding sequence ATGAACAGAACTAATGGGGTGAATGTCGGCGTGGATCAGCGACCTGCCATGTCCGTCGTCGTGATCGTCTACAACGACGAGGCCAGGCTGCCCACCGCCGTACGGTCGGTGCTGGAGCAGACGCTGCGGAGCGTCGAGGTCGTGATCGTCGACGACCACAGCACGGACGGCTCGTACGAGACGGCCCGGCGCCTCGCCGCCGAGCACCCCGAGCGCGTACGGGCGTACCGGCTCCCCGAGAACAGCGGCGGCTGCGGCGCGCCCCGGAACCACGGCATCCTGCGGACGCGGGGCGAGTACGTCCTCTTCCTCGACAGCGACGACGTCCTGGAGCGCAACGCCTGCCGGAACATGCTGGAGGCCGCCGAGAGCACCGGCGCCGATCTGGTCTCCGGCCTCTGCGTCCGCGTCCACGTGGACACGCGCACGCGTAAGGAGGTCAAGTGGTACCCGTGGCTGTACGCCCGCACCCGTACCCTCGACTCGATCTCCGAACTCCCCGACCTGCTGGTCTACGACACCCTGTCGACCAACAAGTGCTACCGCCGGGACTTCCTCATCGACAACGGTCTGGAATTCCCCGTGGGCATCCACTACGAGGACCTCTTCTTCTCCGCCCAGGCGTACGCGGCCGCCCGCCGGATCACGCTCATCCCGAACCGGGTCTACGACTGGAACGTCGTTCAGAACACAGAGTCGCCCGCCGCCAAGTCGATCAGCAACCGGCGGGCCGAGATCGCCAACTTCGCGCACCGCATGGAGATCCACCGCAGGGTCGACCGGCTGCTCGCCGACCGGGACATGGGGGCGCTGAAGTTCCACAAGGACGTCAAGTTCCTCAAGCACGACCTGGTGCTGCACCTGCGTGATCTGCCCCTCCGGGACGCCGCCTACCGTCAGGAGTTCGCCGCGCTCGCCCGCGCCTACCTGGCGTCGATCGACCCGGCCGCGTACGACGAGGTCGAGCCCATCCACGCGATCTGCGCGTATCTCCTGCGGCAGAGCGACTGGGCCAACCTGCTGCCCGCCGTGGACACGCTCACCAACCGCGACAAGGTCTCCGCCCCGCTCGTCGAACGCGACGGACGGATCTACTGGTGCGACGCCGGGCACCTGGAGGATCCCTTCGCCCGCCGGATCCTCGATGTCACCGAATTCGGCTATCACGCCCGCCCCGTCGAAAAGCTGTTCCTCCGCAACGAACTGACCGAGTACCGGCAGGAGGAGGGCGGCGGCGTCATCCGCCTCGCCGGCCGCGTCACCAACCCCCTCGGCGTCATCCCGCCCGCCGCCCGGCTGACCGCCGAGCTGGAGTTCTACGCCCGCCGTCCGGGCGTACGCTTCCAGACCTTCCGCGTCCCGGTGCCGGCGGTGCGCCACGAGGGCCCGTACGTGAGCTGGCAGGCCACGGCGAATGTGTCGAAGACCCTCCGACCGCTCGGCGTCGTGGACGCCATGTGGGACGTACGCCTCCACCTCGATGTCGACGGAAAGCGCACCACCAGCCGTCTCACCGCCGCCGAACCGGACCTGGCCACCGGGGAGCTGCCGGTTCGCCCCCGTCTGACCCGTCTGATCGCCGACCGCATCGCACCGCAGATCTCCGCCCGCGGCCACCTCGCCTTCCGCCTCGTCCCCGACAAGAAGGCGAACGTCCTCGTCACCCAGGGCCTCCGGGGCACCCCCGGCCGCCTGGCCAAGTCCGGCTACCGCAAGGCGAAGGCGCTCCGCAAGAGGGCCACCTCCGGGGACACCAAAATCCGCCTTTACCATGAGGTTTTCCAGCGGATGCCGGTGCACAGGCGCCTGGTGGTCTTCGAGAGCCACCTCGGCCGGCAGTACAGCGACAGCCCCCGGGCGATCTACGAGGAGATGCGCCGCCAGGGCCTCGACTTCGAAGCGGTGTGGTCGTACGCGGGCAAGCCCGACGGCTTCCCCTCCGACGCCACCCTCGTACGCCGCTGGTCCCTGCCCTACCTACGCGCGCTGGCCCGCGCCGAGTTCTGGATCGACAACCAGAGCTACCCGCTGAAGCTGACCAAGCGCCCCGGCACGACCTACCTCCAGACCTGGCACGGCTCCGCGCTCAAGCGGATGGGCTTCGACGAGCCCGGCTGGAAACTCAAGTCCCGCGCCGAGCAGGCGGAACAGCAGCGCACCCTGGACCGTTTCGACCACTTCCTGATCCGCTCGGAGCACGACGTCGTTACGTTGGCGAAGGCCTTCCGGCTGAGCGAGAAGACGCTGCTGCGGGTGGGCTACCCGCGCAACGACGAACTGGTGCGGGCGAGGGACCTTCACGGTGCGGCCGAACGCCCGCCGCTCGCAGCCGAGTTGGGAATCCCGGCCGACAAGAAGGTCCTGCTCTACGCCCCCACCTTCCGCCAGCACGGTCAACGCCGTTTCTCGCTCCCCTTCGACGTGGAACGCTTCGCGGAGAGGTTCGGCGACGAGTACGTCCTCCTCGTCCGCGCCCACTACCTCAACCACGTCGTACTCCCGCCCTCCGTCCGAGGCCGGGTCATCGACGTGTCCGCACACCACGACGTGACCCCCGTCCTGGCCCTGGCCGACGCGCTGATCACCGACTACTCGTCCGTGATGTTCGACTACGCCCTGCTGGACCGCCCGATGCTCTTCTTCACGTACGACTACGAGGAGTACGTGCACGAGGGCCGAGGCACGTACTTCGACCTCTTGGAACGGGCGCCGGGCCCGGTGGTACGCACGGAGGACGAACTGCACGCCCTGCTGGCGGCGTCGACGCTGGAGGAACAGTCGGTCAAGTACGCGTCCGCCCGCGAGCGCTTCGTCGCGGACTTCGGCGAGTACGACAAGGGCACGGCGGCGCGACGGATCGTGGACGAGTTCTTCTCCGAGTGGAGGCGCAAGTGA
- a CDS encoding ADP-ribosylglycohydrolase family protein: protein MAVVDPQRALGAVLGSAVGDALGAPFEFGPEGAFSARFPKDGHGGEMCGGGGWDPGEATDDTQMAILVGESLVEHGGLELPDVFRRFQHWAKADPKDIGIQTEDVLTNGEPWDRAAALHFQVNQRAAGNGALMRAATSAVYFAPYGREVTMDAGRQLSALTHGDPAAWEGTALFHELVRVALGGGDPLAVVPDALEAAPLEHRPRYAAVLSPTWHPDDATEFNGAVWPCLGSAVWALRTTDSYEDSVRAAVDLGGDTDTVAAVTGGLAGAVYGVDGIPQRWLEPLHVPLPGFGGRVLRTPELTDLARRLTG, encoded by the coding sequence TTGGCCGTCGTTGACCCGCAGCGCGCCCTAGGCGCAGTCCTCGGCTCGGCTGTCGGCGACGCACTGGGCGCCCCTTTCGAGTTCGGCCCCGAGGGTGCCTTCTCCGCCCGGTTTCCCAAGGACGGGCACGGCGGTGAAATGTGCGGTGGCGGTGGCTGGGACCCCGGCGAGGCCACCGACGACACACAGATGGCGATCCTCGTCGGGGAGTCACTCGTCGAGCACGGCGGGCTCGAACTCCCCGATGTCTTCCGGCGGTTCCAGCACTGGGCCAAGGCCGACCCCAAGGACATCGGCATACAGACCGAGGACGTGCTCACCAACGGCGAACCCTGGGACCGCGCCGCCGCCCTCCACTTCCAGGTCAACCAACGTGCCGCGGGCAACGGCGCCTTGATGCGGGCCGCCACCTCCGCCGTCTACTTCGCGCCGTACGGGCGGGAGGTCACCATGGACGCCGGGCGGCAGCTTTCCGCGCTCACGCACGGGGACCCGGCGGCCTGGGAGGGGACGGCCCTGTTCCATGAGCTGGTGCGGGTGGCGTTGGGTGGGGGCGATCCGCTCGCCGTCGTGCCCGACGCCCTGGAGGCCGCACCTCTCGAACACCGGCCCCGGTACGCCGCCGTCCTCTCCCCCACCTGGCACCCCGACGACGCCACCGAGTTCAACGGCGCCGTCTGGCCCTGCCTCGGCTCCGCCGTGTGGGCTCTGCGTACGACCGACTCGTACGAGGACTCCGTACGGGCCGCCGTCGATCTCGGCGGCGACACGGACACCGTCGCCGCCGTGACCGGTGGGCTCGCGGGGGCCGTGTACGGCGTCGACGGGATCCCGCAGCGGTGGCTGGAGCCGTTGCACGTACCCCTGCCAGGGTTCGGGGGCCGGGTCCTGAGGACACCCGAACTAACCGACCTGGCGCGGAGGCTGACCGGGTAG